A single window of Vigna unguiculata cultivar IT97K-499-35 chromosome 1, ASM411807v1, whole genome shotgun sequence DNA harbors:
- the LOC114178452 gene encoding uncharacterized protein LOC114178452, producing MGNCLALQDKVVKIMKADGKILEYKTPIKVEEVLLHFSGHAVSESLTVVRYLEPQRKLVRGQLYHLVALPPPSPKSNKKVRFAEPEVEDVEKSNNVVRIKLVISKQELQNMLQNEGFSVTKMLSLVHENKGEDLSQKNDDVSQGWKPVLESIPEVK from the coding sequence ATGGGAAATTGCTTAGCGCTGCAAGACAAGGTTGTGAAAATCATGAAAGCAGACGGAAAAATTCTGGAATACAAAACACCCATCAAAGTGGAAGAGGTTCTGCTACACTTTTCTGGGCATGCAGTGTCCGAATCTCTCACAGTGGTGCGGTATCTTGAGCCACAGAGAAAGTTGGTGAGAGGACAGTTATACCACCTTGTGGCtcttccaccaccatcaccaaaaAGCAACAAGAAGGTGAGGTTCGCGGAGCCAGAAGTTGAAGATGTAGAGAAAAGTAATAACGTGGTTAGGATTAAGCTTGTTATTAGTAAGCAAGAACTGCAGAATATGCTGCAGAATGAAGGGTTTTCTGTGACCAAGATGTTGTCTCTGGTTCATGAGAATAAGGGTGAAGATTTGTCTCAGAAGAACGATGATGTTTCGCAAGGGTGGAAACCGGTGTTGGAAAGCATACCTGAAGTAAAGTAG